The nucleotide sequence TTTGCCGCACTCTGGGGAATCGGCGCAGGCACCCTGAGCGGCACCATCGCTGCCGCGTACCCTGCCCTCGTTGCATCCAGGGCCGACCCAGCCCAGTTGATTCGCCTCTAGCCACTGGCAGGTAACCAGCTACCAGAAGCGCGTTACCCGAGGGCATGTTCCCAACCCGACAAGTACGCCTAGCCGACCGGACTGTGTTTGGCGACGTCCGCTGCATTCGTGGCAGCGCTCATCAGCAGCGCAGCGCCCAGCATGTGCGCGCCCACCAGAAGCGCCGGAATGCCGTTGTAGTACTGGGTGAAGCCAATGACTGCCTGCAGCAACGTCACGCCCAGCAAGAGGAAGGCAGCAGTGCGGAACGGACCACTGATCCTGCGCCGGACCACCAGGAACACGGCGAGGAGGGTGCCGGCCGTGATGAGGTAGGCGGGAATGGCGTGGATGTGTGAGAAGAGATCCCAGTCGAGGTCATTCCTGGGCGCGTCCGCATCGCCGGCGTGCGGGCCGGCTCCTGTAACTACGACGCCGAGCATGACAGCGATAGCGGAGAACACGGCAACCGCCATCATCAGGGGACGAGTTACTGAAGGTAGTGCCGGCAGGGTCCTGTTCATGAATCGGCCCGTTCGCCCGTAGGCCCTGTTGACCAGCAAAGTTGCGAAGACAACCAGTGCCATGGATACCAGGAAATGCAGGCCCACAACCCAGGGGTTGAGGTTGGAGAGCACGGTGATCCCGCCAATAATGGCCTGCGCCGGGATGCTGGCAAGAAGGCCAAGTGCCAGGAGGAAGAGGTCCCGGCGCTGCTTGCGGAGGTTCCACAGGTACACCAGCATGAGCGCGGCGACGGCGGCCAGGGCGAAGGTGAGCAGGCGGTTGCCGAACTCAATGAAACCGTGGATGCCCATTTCGGGGGTATTGACCAAGGAGTCGTTGGTGCAGCGGGGCCATGTAGGGCAGCCCAAACCGGATGCCGTAAGCCGTACGGCGCCCCCTGTCACCACCAGGATGGTCTGCCCGATGAGCGACAGCAACGCCAAGCGACGTACGGCCGAGTTGACCTCGGTGGGCAGTTTGGATGTCCATTGCTGGACGGTTTTCGGGAGGCGGGATGCCGTGCTCACAGTTTTCTCACTTCTTAGTTCTGCTCGGATCAGTTTTGCTCGGATTTGCTTAGTTCCATTTGAACCAGCGGATGGCCGCGCCGCCTGCCAGCACGGTCCACAGCAGCAGGATCACAACGGCAGACAAGGGAATGGTGCCCTGAAGGAAGGCATCCCTCAGTCCTTGCCCAAGTGCCCCGGAAGGCAGGAAATGCACAATGCCCTGCAGAACCGCCGGCAGGCGATCGGCCGGTACGACGATTCCGCCCAGCGCACCCAGCAGGATCCAGAGCAAATTGGTAATGGCGAGCGTAGCCTCGGGCCGCACAGTGCCGGCCACCAGCAAACCGAGAGCCGTGAAAGCTGCTGCGCCAAGGACGAGCAGGCCCAGCCCGGGAAGCCAGGCTTCCGGGCGTGGCTGCCATCCAAGGAAACCTGCCACGGCGCCAACCACCAGGACCTGGAGGGCAAGGACCACCAGCACGGCAAGGATCTTCCCTGCAATGAGGCCGCCCCTGCCAAGCGGGGTGGTGGAGAGGAAGCGGAGCACCCCGTAGCGGCGATCAAATCCTGTGGCAATGCCTTGTCCGGTAAACGCGGTGGACATGGCGCAAAGAGCCAGGATGCCCGGCGTAGCGGTATCTACCCGCGAGGGACCGAGACCGTCCAGCAGCGGGGTCACCACCAGGCCCACCAAGGCCATCAGCGGCAGGACGATGGCGAGGATGAGCTGTTCACCGTTGCGCAGCATGGTGATGGTTTCGTACCGTCCTTGCTGCATGATGCGGCGGGGCAGGGACGCCGGACCTGCGTTGGGAGCGAGGAGGCCGGTCATCGGAGGTCCCTTCCGGAGATGTCGAGGAAGACGTCCTCGAGGCTTCGTGATTCCAGGCGCAGCGATGCAGGCATGATGTTCCGTTCCGCCCACCAGGCAGTCAGCCCGGCGAGGTCAGCGGGAGTTATGGCGCCGGCAATGGCGTAACTTCCGGAGCGGGACTCGGTGATGCGGAGCCCGGCTCCCACGACGCTTGCGAAGTCGAGACCTGCAGGAGCATCGAAGTACAGAGTCCGGTCTGACGCTCCGGATTCGGCGGAGTGGTCATGCCTGAGGAGTTCAGCCACTGTCCCTTCCGCCACGTTGTGTCCGCCGTCGATGATGTAGACGTAGTCCGCAAGCCGCTCGGCGTCGTCCATCAGATGCGTGGTGAGAACGATTCCCATGCCCGCGTCCCGCAGTTCGGCAATAAGTTCGAACACCATTTGCCGCGACTGCGGATCGAGCCCGGCACTGGGCTCATCAAGGAACAGGATCTCCGGGTTTCCAACGAGGGCCGCCGCCAAAGCCAGCCGTTGCTTTTGACCCCCGGAAAGACGCCGCACCCCGGTCCTGCTGAACTGGTTGATGCCCAGCCGCTCCACCAGGGCATCGACGTTCATGGGGTTCTTGTACATGCCGGCCACGTGGCGCAACAGCGGGATCGGACGGGCCGACGGCGGCAGGCCACCGTCCTGGAGCATCACGCCTACCCGGGCGCGCAGTTCAGCACCTGCAGTATCCGGATCCGCCCCCAGAAGGGTGATGGAGCCACCGGTTCGCTTCTGCAGGCCCTGGGCACACTCCAGCGTGGTGGTCTTGCCGGCCCCGTTCGCACCAAGAAGTGCGGTTACCTGGCCACGCTCTGCCACCAGGGACAGTCCACTGACCACCCGTAACATTTTGCCGTCGAGGGAGGCCAAAGGGCCTACATCCTTGATGAGTCCGTCTATGGTGAGGACAGGAGATTCGGGTGAGCGCACCAAAGTATTCTACGTGAAGTAGTCCGGTCACACTTGGCGCGGAGCCAAGGTCAGTCTTGCCTTACTGGATGCGTGAAACAAATTACGACATGATTGTGTTGTGTATTCCATGAGCAGTCCAGTATCCATGCCCCAAAAGCGGCATGCTGCAGCGGGAGAGGCCCTTGTTGCCTCACCCTCGCTGCCGGACGCGGATGACCGCACCCGTGACCGCGTCCTCAGCGCCGTGCTCGAGAATGGTCCTGTCAGCGCAGCCGAGCTGGGAGATCTCCTCGGATTTACTCCCGCCGCCGTTCGCAGGCACCTTGACCATCTTGAACGCAGTGGCGTCATTGAGGTCAAGCGTGTTGCCAAGGCCGGTTCAGGTGCCGGTCGGCCCGCGCGTCGCTATGTCCTGAGTTCACAGGGGCAGTCCAAGCTGGGCGATGACTACCTGAACATCGCAAGCTCGGCCCTGCGTCGCCTCCAGGAACTTGCGGGCGAGGACGCTGTCCGGGAGTATGCGGAAGAGCGTTTCGCGGACATGGAAAGGCGCTATGCACCGGAAGTCCAGGCCGCAGGGGACGACATCACCGCCAGGGCCATGGCACTATCCAAGGCATTGAGCCGCGACGGCTTTGTTGCCTCCGCCCATTCCATCGAAGCCAAGGCCCCGTTGCCCGCAGCGTTGTCCAGCGTTCAGCTGTGCCAAGGGCATTGCCCCATTCAACGTCTCGCCGCGGAGTTCCCGGTGTTCTGCGATGCCGAGACCAAGGTCTTCTCCCGTTTGGTGGGAGTCGACGTCCGGCGCCTCTCGACGCTCGCGCAGGGCGGACATGTTTGCACCACCCACATACCTACCGGGCGATTGGCTGCCACGGTGCCCCCAGGCGCCGAAGTGCAACCCAAGAGCCCGTATCAGGAATCTAACAACCAGCAAGAAAGGCCGTGATGACGGACCAAATAGCAGAGAAAGCGGTAGCCGACGGCACTGTGATCTCGGAGATTCTGGAGAAGAATCCCGAACTGCACGGTATCGGAAACTACGAGTACGGCTGGGCCGACAAGAACGACGTAGGCGCCAATGCCCGTCGTGGCCTCAACGAGGAGGTCGTCCGCGACATCTCCTCGAAGAAGAACGAGCCCGAATGGATGCTCGATCTGCGCCTCAAAGGCCTGAAGTACTTCGACCGCAAACCCATGCCTACCTGGGGTGCGGACCTCTCGGGCATCGATTTCGATAACATCAAGTACTTCGTGCGCTCCACCGAAAAGCAGGCGGCAACCTGGGAAGACCTTCCCGAGGACATCCGGAACACCTACGAGAAACTGGGTATTCCGGAAGCTGAGCGCAGCCGCCTCGTCTCGGGCGTGGCCGCCCAGTACGAGTCCGAGGTTGTCTACCACCAGATCCGTGAGGACCTGGAAGCCCAGGGCGTCATCTTCCTGGACACCGACACCGCGCTGCGTGAGCACCCTGAGATCTTCCAGGAGTACTTCGGCACCATCATCCCCGTGGGCGACAACAAGTTCGCATCGCTGAACACGGCTGTTTGGTCCGGCGGATCATTCGTGTATGTGCCCAAGGGTGTGCACGTCGACATCCCGCTCCAGGCCTACTTCCGTATCAACACGGAGAACATGGGCCAGTTCGAGCGCACCTTGATCATCGCCGATGAGGACTCCTACGTTCACTACATCGAAGGTTGCACGGCTCCGATCTACACCTCGGACTCGCTGCACTCCGCGGTCGTGGAGATCATCGTGAAGAAGGGCGCACGCGTCCGCTACACGACCATCCAGAACTGGTCCAACAACGTGTACAACCTGGTCACCAAGCGTGCCATCTGCGAAGAGGGCGCCACCATGGAGTGGGTCGATGGCAACATCGGCTCCAAGGTGACCATGAAGTACCCGGCCGTCTACCTCGTTGGCGAGCATGCCAAGGGTGAGACGCTGTCCATCGCTTTCGCAGGCGAGGGCCAGCACCAGGACACCGGCTCAAAGATGGTCCACATCGCGCCGAACACCAAGAGTTCCATCATTTCCAAATCAGTCGCCCGTGGTGGTGGCCGCGCTGCCTACCGCGGCTTGGTCCAGGTCCGCGAGGGTGCCAAGCACTCTGCCAACACGGTTCGTTGTGACGCGCTGCTGGTGGACACCATTTCGCGGTCGGACACGTACCCGTACATCGACATCCGTGAGGATGACGTCGTACTCGGCCACGAGGCCACCGTTTCCCGTGTCAGCGAAGAACAGCTCTTCTACCTGATGTCCCGCGGAATGCCGGAGGACGAGGCCATGGCCATGATCGTGCGCGGCTTTATCGAGCCGATCGCCCGCGAGTTGCCCATGGAATATGCCCTTGAGCTGAACCGCTTGATTGAACTTCAGATGGAAGGATCCGTCGGTTAATAATGACTGATATCACTACTGAAAAGGCCCGCATCGGCGCGCCTTCAGCACAGCCCTTTATCGACGGCTTCACGGAGGAAGGCGAGAACCTCTCGCCCATCAACGCTGACGGTTCGACGGCGGCAAAGCCGTCGGCGGGTCCGCTCGCGGGCGCTTCGTCCAAGAGCCACTCCCACGGTGGCGGGGTAGGCGTCCCGGACAGCTCCCGCGCCGGCCGTCTCACCTCGTACAACCTTGACGATTTCAAGGCACTGACCGGACTCGAAGAGGACTGGCGGTTTACTCCGCTTCGTCGTCTCCGTGGGCTGCACTCCGAAGCCCTTATCGGCGCGGCGCCGGCTGTCACGGTTTCCGCACCCGCCGGCGTCACTGTCGAAACTGTCGGCCGTGATGACCGCCGCATCGGTCTGGCCGGCATTCCGGAAGACCGTGTTTCTGCCAACGCCTGGTCCGGCTTCAAGGAAGCCACTGTGATCACGGTTCCCTCGGAGACCACGCTCGAGTCGGAAATCACGGTTACCTTGACCGGCGCCGGTACCGATGCCGCTGCCCAGCACATCGTTGTGGTGGCGGAGAAGTTCTCCAAGGGTGTCCTGGTCCTCGGCCACGAAGGTTCTGCCGTTGTGTCGGAGAACGTGGAAATCGTTCTTGAGGATGGCGCAGAGCTGACCGTAGTGTCCCTGCAGGAATGGAACGATGACTCCGTTCATGCTTCGTCCCAGCAGGCGAAGATCGGCCGCGATGCCAAGTTCAAGCACATCGTGGTCAGCCTCGGTGGAGACCTCGTCCGTGTCACCCCGACTGCACGCTTTGCTGCTCCGGGTGGCGAGGTTGAACTCTTCGGCCTGTACTTCGCAGACGCCGGCCAGCACCTTGAGCACCGCACGTTCGTTGACCACGGTCAGGCGAACTGCGTGTCCAACGTGCTGTACAAGGGTGCTTTGCAAGGCAAGGGTGCACACACCGTATGGGTGGGCGATGTCCTGATCCAAAAGAATGCCGAAGGAACCGACAGCTACGAGAAGAACCAGAACCTGGTTCTGACCGATGGCTGCCGCGCCGACTCCGTGCCGAACCTGGAGATCGAGACGGGTCTCATTGCCGGTGCAGGCCACGCCAGCGCTACCGGACGTTTCGACGACGAGCACCTCTTCTACCTCATGGCCCGCGGTATTCCGGAAGAAGTTGCCCGCAGGCTCGTAGTCCGCGGCTTCCTCAACGAGATCATCCAGAAGATCAACGTACCGGCCATCGAAGATCGCCTGACGGACGCTGTTGAGCGCGAGCTCGCGGCGACCGAGAACTAACGACGAACCCAACAAAGACAGGCAGTCCGGACAAGCATGAGTGAACAAACCAAGGGCGAACTGGTATGCAACGCCAATGACATCCAGGTCAAGCAGGCCCTGCGGGTTCTCATTGACGACTATCCCGTAGCGATCGTCAGGGATTCCATGGGCGAAATCCACGCCATTGGCGATACCTGCTCGCATGCGGATATCTCGTTGTCCGAAGGCGAAGTTGAAGGTTGCGCAATCGAATGCTGGGGACACGGTTCCCAGTTCGATCTCCGCAGCGGACAACCCCTCCAGCTGCCCGCCTACGATCCCGTGCCCGTGTTCGCCGTCACCCTCGACGGCGATGACGTTTACGTGGACGTGACCAACGTTGTGAACGGCGCTTCGGTAGAGAACTACTGAGCGCCCAGTACCGCCAGACTTACGAACGAAAAGAAAGAAGAGCATGTCTACTCTTGAGATCAACGACCTGCACGTCAGCATTGAGACGGAGCAGGGCACCAAGGAGATCCTGAAGGGCGTCAGCCTGACCATCAGGACCGGCGAAACCCACGCCATCATGGGCCCCAACGGCTCGGGAAAGTCCACCCTCGCCTCCACGATCGCCGGCCACCCGCGCTACACGGTCACCAGCGGCACCATCACGCTGGACGGCGAGAACGTGCTGGACATGAGCGTTGACGAGCGCGCCCGCGCCGGCCTCTTCCTGGCCATGCAGTACCCGGTGGAGGTCCCCGGTGTGACCATGACCAACTTCCTGCGCACCGCCAAGACCGCGATCGACGGCGAAGCACCGGCACTTCGTACCTGGACCAAGGACGTCAAGGCTGCCATGCAGCAGCTGCGCATCGACGCCGACTTCGCCCAGCGCAACGTCAACGAAGGCTTCTCCGGTGGTGAGAAGAAGCGCGTGGAGATCCTGCAGCTGGAACTCTTCAAGCCGAAGTTCGCCATCCTGGACGAGACCGACTCCGGCCTCGACGTCGATGCTTTGAAGGTTGTCTCCGAAGGTGTGAACCGTGCGCACGACGCCGGTAACATGGGCACCCTGCTCATCACCCACTACACCCGCATCCTGCGCTACATCAAGCCGGAATTCGTCCACGTGTTCGTGGATGGCAAGGTTGTTGAGGAAGGTGGCCCCGAGCTTGCCGACCGCCTTGAAGAAGAGGGCTACGACCGCTACGCGCCAGGCGCCGGCGTTGCCGTTGCTCCTGCTGTGCAGGCCTAGTTAGGATCGTTCCATGACCGAAATCAACGCGGCGCGCACCAGCCTCGAGGATGTCGAGGAAGCGCTCAAGGACGTCATTGACCCCGAACTCGGAGTCAACGTGGTGGACCTTGGCCTCCTCTATGGCCTGAAGTACTCCGACGAGGACGGCGCCCTCCTGATCGACATGACACTGACCACGGCGGCCTGCCCGCTGACGGATGTGCTTGAAGAACAGGTAGGCAAGTCCCTCGACGGAGTTGTTGACGATTGGCGCCTGAACTGGGTCTGGATGCCGCCATGGGGTCCGGAGCGGATCACCGACGACGGCAAGGACCAGATGCGGGCCCTCGGCTTCAACATCTGATCCGGGATTTCCGCCCGCTAATGCGGGCATAAAGAAGGGTTCCGGGCTATATGCCCGGAACCCTTCTGCTCTTTAAGTGTGAAAGCTATGGGGTTGCCACTCCGAAGGTGTCGCACTTGTTGATGTCACCTGTGCTGTAGCCCTGATAGAACCACTTCTGCCGTTGTTGGCTGGATCCGTGCGTCCACGATTCGGGAGAGACCCGTCCAGTGGCGGCCTCCTGGATCCGGTCATCTCCGACGGCGGAAGCAGCCGACAGCGCGTCCTGCAGGTCCTGCTCGGTGAGGGGATCAAGGAAGGGCTTGCCGCTGGCATCAGTCTGCGTGGTGGCGTGGCGAACCCACAGCCCTGCATAGCAATCGGCCTGCAGTTCCACCCGAACGCCTCCCGACTGGGGTCCTTGCGGATCCTGCTGTGCCCGGTCGAGGTTGCCCAGGATGTTCTGGACATGGTGACCGAATTCATGGGCCACCACATATTCCTGGGCGAGCGGGCCGCCCGAAGAGCCAAACCGTGTCACCAGTTCATCGAAGAACCCGGGGTCGAAATAGGCCTTCACGTCGGCGGGGCAGTAGAACGGTCCAACAGCCGTGGTGGCCGGACCGCATCCGGTGTTGGTGGCCTGGTCAAAGATGACCGTTCCTGGCCGCGAGTATTTCACATTGTATTGGGCCAGGTAGTCGGGCCAGAAGGCATTCAGGCTGTTCACGGTGCCGGTGATGCGGCAGTCGAGGCGCTTGTCCGCGTCAGCCCCGGTCTGGCACTCCTGCACGCCCCCTGCTCCGGTTCCGCTTTCGACGGCGGGAGGCGGACTCCCTCCACCGCTCAGGTCTCCGAGGATGTTGGGGTTGATACCGAAGAGGGCGAGCAGCAGCACCACGATGCCACCACCGATGCCACCACCGATTTTGGTCCCTCTGCCCATACCACCGCCACGTCGGTCCTCGACTTGGGACGGGTCAAGCTGCGCGCCATCGTTGAAACTCATACAGTCAGAATAGACGTCACTTTTGATGCCAGAGTGTGGACACTGCCGTAAAATTGGCTGGATGCCTTTCCTGGACAAACTTCACATCTGGGCTGATGAGCGCCCGCACGACACCGCCGTCGTCGTGGGCAGCAGCCGGATCACGTGGGCCGGACTTCGCGACGACGCAGCAGGACTGCTGGCCGCCTCCGGCTCCACAACGGTGCTGGCCGAACCAAACTCCGTTGACTTCGTTGAGCGGTACGCTGCCGCCGTCGCGGGGGAGCGACGCTGCGCAATCCTTGACCCCCTCTGGCCTGCTCCAATGATTGAAGACGTAGCCTCGCGCCTTGTTGAATCCCGCAACTGCGGCGCAGCCAAAACTGCCGGAACAGCCGGAACCGCAATGGGGAGCGGTCTGCATGACGGAGATCCTTCAAGCACGTTCCTGGTTGGCCTGACCTCGGGTACTACCTCTGTTCCCAAAGCCTTCACCCGTTCCCGCCGCTCGTGGCAGGTCTCGTTCGAGGCTTCCATCGAATTCTTCGGACTCTCGCAGGATGACCACACGCTGGCGCCGGGCCCGCTTTCCGCGAGCCTGAACCTTTATGCCCTCTCCGAGTGCCTTTACGCGGGGGCCGCGTTCCACACCCTCGAATCATTCGATGTCGGAGACGCCCACGCGTCCATCAGCCATGACGGCATCACCCGCTTGGTCCTTGCCCCCACCATGCTGCGGTTGCTGAGCGAACGGGGCTTGGCGGGCGACGTGGACGCCTCCGGTATCCGCACTATCATCTGCGCCGGTTCGAAGCTGGACGCACGGACCCTGGAAGCTGCCAGGCGCTGGGCACCGCATGCTGCCATTTATGAGTACTACGGCGCTTCGGAGTTGAGTTTCGTCTCGGGTACCCGGCTGGCCGCCGGTGAACCGCTGGATGTGGGGGGCACGGGCATCGGAACCCCTTTCCCGGGCGTGGAGCTCAGCATTCTCGACGACGCCGGCAACGTTTTGCCCGAAGGCACCCACGGCAACATCAGCGTGCGCAGCGGAATGGTCAGCAATGGCTACTTGTGGGGCGACGACGGGCACGCCCTGCGCTGCCTCAACGGCTGGTACACGGTAGGGGACCAGGGCTACCTCCGAGGGGGAGTCCTCCACATTCTCGGCCGGCGTTCGGACATGATCGTCACTTCAGGGAAGAACGTGTACCCGCACGAGGTGGAACTGGCCATGGCCTGTGTGCCGGGCATCGAGGTGGCGGTCGCCGCCGGCGCACCTGACGACATCCGCGGTCAAAAGGTGATTGCCGGCGTCGTTCCTGCCTATGGCGCCGTCACGGCGACGCAGCTCCGCACCGGGCTCGACGGCCTGCTGGCGCGGGATAAGTGGCCGCTGCAGTTCTACCTGCTCTCCGAACTGCCAATGACGGATCGTGGCAAAGTCAGCCGTAAGGTGCTGCTGGATTGGATCAAGAACCATGATTCCAGGGCACAGCCCCTTGGTTAGCACGGCGACGCAAACGGATCCCGCCCGGCAACCTGTCATCATTGCGGCCCTTCGATCGCCGGTTTGCCGCGCCAACGGGCAGCTCAAGCATCTCCGCGCGCCGGATCTCCTGGCACCGGTCCTGGCTTCGCTGCTGGAGTCCACGGCGGTGGAACCCTCGGACGTGGACGACGTCATCATCGGCAACGCAGTGGGCGGGGGTGGAAACCTCGCCCGGTACGCCGCGCTCCAGGCCGGCTTGCCTGTCACCGTCCCGGGGCTAACGGTTGACCGTCAGTGCGGCTCTGGACTGGACGCCATAGCGCTGGCATCCCGGCTGGTTGCCGCCGGTGGTGATCCGCTGTTCCTGGCCGGCGGCGTCGAAAGCATCAGTACGGCCCCGGCCAGGGCCAACAAGGATCACGACGGCGGACTGGAGTTCTACTCCCGGGCCACCTTCGTGCCGCCACAGTTCGGAGACCCGGACATGGGAGTCGCTGCGGAAAATGTTGCCAGGACTTTCGGCGTGACCAGGGAGAGGCAGGACGAGTATGCCCTCCGCAGCCACCGCCGCGCAGTGGAGGCTGCCGCTGCGGGCCGATATTTCGACGAAATCGTCCCGCTGAGCGGCACTGAAGGGCCCGTGATGTCCGATGACGGTCCCAGGCCTTCGCTGCGACCCGCTTTGATGGCCCGTTTCCCGGCCGCCTTCGTGACCGGTGGAACAGTCACGGCAGCGAACTCGTGCTTCGACGCGGACGCCGCGTCCGCCGTCGTGGTGACCTCCATGGCGCGGGCAGTCGCGATGGGTGCGGTGGACGGACTCGAGGTGCTTGGCAACGACACGGCAGGCGTTGATCCGGATCTGCTGGGTATTGGTGCCGCCCATGCTGCCGAACGATTGCTCGCCAGTCGTGGTGTGGCAGCAAACACGCTGGACCTCATCGAGTTCAACGAGGCGTTCGCATCGCAAACGATCGCATGCCTGGAACACTTGGGCCTGGATCCTGCCCGGGCGAACCGTGAAGGCGGTGCCCTGGCGTTGGGTCATGGGTACGGTGCATCGGGGGCGGTTCTGGTGACGCGGCTCTTGGCGCAGGCCAGGAGACGGTACCGCGAGACAGGGTCCGGGGCCCTCGGGCTGGCGATGATCAGCATCGCCGGCGGCATGGGCACCGCCAGCCTTTTGCGTTACTCGCGGCTCTGACTCAAGGGTGCTTCGTCGGCTTCGCCCAGCCCCCTGGCAGCGAGGGCGTCGCCGGTCTGTCGTGCATAGGCCACGGTCGAGATGAACACGGGCAGGACCAAGGCCCTGGGGTTCCGTTCAAGGCCCCGGGCGCGCGCGGAATCGCGGACATCGGCGAAGGCGCCGGCGATAAACGGGATGCTGCGGAGCATCACGGCAATGGTCAGTGCGAAACGTTCGGGATCGGCGCCGAACCGGCGGAATGGTTTGGAGATGGACACCACGCCATCCAGCAAATCCTGCACGGGGGTGGTGGCGGTCAGCACTGAAGCGGCCACGACGCATACCAGTACATTCAGCACGATGCGCGCCGCTGTTGGTCCGCCCAACTGCCACCACTGGAAAAGACCGATGGCCAGAAGGATGGGCGTGACCATCCAGAGGGATCCCAGGAGTCGTTTGATCCCGGCACCGCTGAGCAGGAAAAGCCCGCACATGACGATGAAGACGGCCAGGGATACTGCCCAGTCGACGATCAGGAACGACGCCGTTCCGCAGGCCGCCACCACAAGGAATTTCAGCCACAGGGGAGTGCGGTGTATCAGGGAACTGCCAGGGACGTGCTGTGCGAGCAGGTGGCCGTGGCCCCTCACCTCGGTAATCCTTCCACGGGCATTTCGACTGCTGTACCTTCGCACAGCGCACGGTAATGGGCCACGGCTTCGGCCGCGCCGCCGTCGAACACTATGCGACCGTCCTCCACCACCAGGACGCGGTCCATGTCGAGAACCAGGTCGAGGTCATGCGTGGACATGATGACCTGTTGGTCCAGCCCCGCAATGGTTCGGCGCAAGAGCTCACGGTTGCGCAGATCCAGCAGGGTGGACGGTTCATCAAGGACCAGAACCCCGGGGTTGACGGCCAGCACCGCGGCCAGTGCGAGCAGTTGGCGTTCTCCGCCGGAGAGTTCATAGATGCTCTGGTCGGCCACGCGGAGGAGCCCGAAGCGGTCGAGGACGGCTTCAGCCCTGGCAGTACGTTCCTTGGAGTTCCTGACGGAACGCCGCAGGGACAACTCAACATCTTCCCGCCCTGTCGGCATCACCAGTTGGGACAACGGATCTGTGAAAACGAAACCTACGTTAGCCCGCACGCGGCGGACATCTGAATCCGTGCTGCGGCCATGCACCACGACTGTTCCATCAGTGGGAGCCACCAGACCGTTGAAGAGCCGGAGAAAGGTGGACTTGCCGGAGCCATTGGCACCGATCACACCGATACGACGCTCCGTGAGCTCCAGGGAAAACCGGTGCAGCAGTGTCTTGGGTGCGTCGCCTGTGTCCACAGCCACGCGCACCGAGACCCCGTTGAAACTGATGCTGTTCAACTTCCCTGCTTAACCCGACGTACCAGGACATCCGGGAATGCCTTGTGAATTGCCAGTGCGATGATCACGGCCAGGACGTTCTTGAGGGTGTCCCCGGGAAGGAACGGCAGGTCAGCGAGCAGTGCCTTGCTGAAGTCGAGTTTGGCGTTGACCATCATGCCGAGGATGCCCAGGCCATGGACAACAACGAGACTGCTGGCCATGGTGGCAGCGAACAGCCAAAGTCCCCGGTATTTGATGGTCCTGCGGATCACTACGGCGGCAAGGTAGCCTGTGGCCGCCGCCGCCAGCGGGAAAGCGATGATGTACCCGGCCGAAGGGCTCGCGAGGATACCCAGGCCGCTGCGGCCTCCGCTGAAGATGGG is from Paenarthrobacter nicotinovorans and encodes:
- a CDS encoding energy-coupling factor ABC transporter ATP-binding protein, with product MNSISFNGVSVRVAVDTGDAPKTLLHRFSLELTERRIGVIGANGSGKSTFLRLFNGLVAPTDGTVVVHGRSTDSDVRRVRANVGFVFTDPLSQLVMPTGREDVELSLRRSVRNSKERTARAEAVLDRFGLLRVADQSIYELSGGERQLLALAAVLAVNPGVLVLDEPSTLLDLRNRELLRRTIAGLDQQVIMSTHDLDLVLDMDRVLVVEDGRIVFDGGAAEAVAHYRALCEGTAVEMPVEGLPR
- a CDS encoding biotin transporter BioY — its product is MSKTDAVTVQRPTTSRKRWNATDIGLIAVFAALVAASSIVPGIPVGALGVPITLVTLTVMLSGLVLGAGRGFAAVGLYVALGLAGLPIFSGGRSGLGILASPSAGYIIAFPLAAAATGYLAAVVIRRTIKYRGLWLFAATMASSLVVVHGLGILGMMVNAKLDFSKALLADLPFLPGDTLKNVLAVIIALAIHKAFPDVLVRRVKQGS